Proteins from one Aulosira sp. FACHB-615 genomic window:
- a CDS encoding peptidylprolyl isomerase: MTDSILITSQDILHQLKLSCKLPEIIEQITADHIVKAVALENGIKVETEELQQAADKIRLANNLDSAAETWQWLEKNYLSLDDFEKITYSSLIFGKLASHLFENKVEEYFFVHQLDYAGVIMYEVILEDEDLALELYYAIKEGEISFYEVAHQYIENIELRRACGYRGLVRRRDLLPEISAAIFTVQPPQLLKPIFTSRGIHLILVEEIIQPELNAQLRQQIVAYLFAEWLKQQTQQVTYQLQLESVGG, from the coding sequence ATGACAGACTCTATCTTAATTACCAGTCAAGATATTTTACATCAACTAAAACTATCTTGTAAGCTGCCAGAAATTATTGAACAAATTACGGCTGATCATATTGTGAAAGCTGTTGCTTTAGAAAATGGAATTAAGGTAGAAACAGAGGAATTGCAACAAGCAGCAGATAAAATTCGATTAGCTAACAACCTTGATAGTGCGGCTGAAACATGGCAATGGCTAGAAAAAAATTATCTGTCTCTTGATGATTTTGAAAAAATTACTTATAGTAGTCTCATTTTTGGTAAGTTAGCATCACACCTGTTTGAAAATAAAGTTGAAGAATACTTTTTTGTACACCAACTCGACTATGCTGGTGTGATTATGTACGAAGTAATTTTAGAAGATGAAGATTTAGCATTAGAACTTTATTACGCTATTAAAGAAGGTGAAATTAGCTTTTATGAAGTGGCTCACCAATATATCGAAAATATCGAATTACGTCGTGCTTGTGGATATCGTGGGTTAGTTCGTCGCCGAGATTTATTACCAGAAATATCTGCGGCTATTTTTACAGTTCAGCCTCCCCAACTTCTCAAACCAATTTTTACATCAAGAGGAATTCACTTGATTTTGGTAGAGGAAATTATTCAGCCAGAGTTAAATGCTCAATTGCGCCAACAAATTGTGGCATATTTATTTGCGGAATGGCTGAAGCAGCAAACGCAGCAAGTTACATATCAGCTTCAGCTTGAGTCTGTAGGTGGTTAG
- a CDS encoding tetratricopeptide repeat protein translates to MLTLNSSPIAWLNRQYFDLGPLNGGKPHHYGIEFSYNSLINNTTLPYTVQVNVSPFFRESLVKETGMYQYHVNHPLELAKELRTERWEKLCEYLSNYQELPNITKLRVMNLLRSLCFHRVVKEYIPEISNDEIASNVELATLAWCRALSSLITHFDDRTFDYIQEIAAIATHAPSGSKVKINAGLQMVVEYSKIFGDLASAEFWREEVTKDIEILRPSLNEFEYNLLMSMYYRSVSFVPFLRRDKQKVVEEMDLCESYARSLKPENELQQIVARENLSLCMESRSKESIWLKDLDLAEERVRLIVQLEPLEPRYHLELAEVLTKRGKLEEAAKYYRSATRLGPPGTPVAWFMAGQCHEKMGELELASDCYLASLQIEPEAISVVQHLANIAPSLGNPGLVNWSNLRLAELEEQKQQLQPKAAPNFQSESLSALKRSADKVLV, encoded by the coding sequence ATGCTAACTCTTAATAGTTCACCTATTGCTTGGTTAAATCGACAATATTTTGATTTAGGCCCTCTCAATGGCGGTAAACCTCATCATTATGGAATTGAATTTAGTTATAACAGTTTAATTAATAACACCACACTTCCTTATACTGTTCAAGTTAATGTCTCACCTTTCTTTCGAGAATCTCTGGTCAAAGAAACTGGGATGTATCAATATCATGTTAATCATCCACTAGAGTTAGCAAAAGAATTACGCACTGAGCGTTGGGAAAAGCTTTGTGAGTATTTATCTAATTATCAAGAACTACCCAATATCACCAAATTACGGGTGATGAACTTGTTGCGAAGCTTGTGCTTTCATCGAGTCGTAAAAGAGTATATCCCAGAAATATCTAATGATGAAATTGCTAGTAATGTGGAACTTGCTACTCTTGCATGGTGTAGGGCGCTTTCTAGCTTGATTACTCACTTTGACGATCGCACCTTTGATTATATTCAAGAAATTGCCGCGATCGCTACCCATGCGCCATCGGGAAGTAAGGTAAAAATCAACGCTGGCTTACAAATGGTAGTTGAATATTCCAAAATATTTGGAGATTTAGCCTCGGCTGAGTTTTGGCGTGAAGAAGTTACCAAGGACATTGAAATATTAAGACCTTCACTAAACGAGTTTGAATATAACTTGTTGATGAGTATGTACTATCGTTCTGTTTCTTTTGTGCCATTTTTACGCAGAGATAAACAGAAAGTAGTTGAAGAAATGGATTTATGCGAGTCTTACGCCAGAAGTTTAAAACCTGAAAATGAATTGCAACAAATTGTTGCACGGGAAAATCTCAGCTTGTGTATGGAAAGCCGTTCTAAAGAGTCGATATGGTTAAAGGATCTCGATTTAGCAGAAGAACGAGTACGTCTGATAGTCCAGCTAGAGCCTCTTGAACCGAGATATCATTTAGAATTGGCGGAAGTGTTAACCAAACGTGGCAAACTCGAAGAAGCCGCTAAATACTATCGTTCAGCTACAAGATTAGGCCCTCCAGGAACTCCAGTGGCTTGGTTTATGGCTGGTCAATGTCATGAAAAAATGGGTGAATTAGAATTAGCTAGTGATTGTTATCTGGCTTCTCTACAAATCGAACCAGAAGCTATCTCAGTTGTTCAACACCTAGCTAATATAGCGCCTAGTTTGGGAAATCCTGGCCTGGTGAATTGGAGTAATTTGCGTTTAGCAGAACTGGAAGAACAAAAGCAACAATTACAACCTAAAGCCGCACCTAACTTCCAAAGTGAATCCTTGTCTGCATTAAAGCGATCGGCTGATAAGGTATTAGTTTAA
- a CDS encoding cell division protein ZapB, which translates to MSESMAFIGGVAVAGLAALVLLKGTNNPLQPNFTVTPQMPTVVAPQLQPPVQYPSNYGQPYPNTQPPTASNPELRAEFEQLKAELNRLRTDNEQLKGANQRLLDNQNAQQLLLAQQNSQKVASEVLQPQNAWWTSPIVWAVGGATLTVGGGIVVAGVLALFGPRNRPTRTVQVIHPYQGSTPPLVPVRRAEFLPPSRQEARRVEAPEYDEMH; encoded by the coding sequence ATGAGTGAAAGCATGGCATTTATCGGTGGAGTCGCTGTGGCTGGGCTGGCGGCGCTTGTTTTGCTCAAGGGAACAAATAATCCCTTACAACCTAACTTTACTGTTACCCCCCAAATGCCCACTGTAGTTGCACCCCAACTACAGCCACCTGTGCAGTATCCATCTAACTACGGACAACCTTATCCGAATACTCAGCCACCTACCGCGTCTAACCCTGAGCTACGGGCAGAGTTTGAGCAGTTAAAAGCTGAATTAAATCGTTTAAGAACCGATAATGAACAGCTAAAAGGGGCAAATCAACGACTATTGGACAATCAAAACGCCCAACAGTTGTTATTAGCACAGCAAAATAGCCAAAAAGTTGCATCGGAAGTATTACAACCTCAAAACGCTTGGTGGACTTCACCAATTGTTTGGGCTGTGGGCGGTGCGACATTAACTGTTGGTGGCGGTATTGTAGTTGCTGGGGTATTGGCTTTATTTGGGCCGCGTAACCGTCCGACTCGCACAGTGCAGGTAATTCATCCCTATCAAGGTTCAACTCCGCCGTTGGTTCCTGTACGACGCGCTGAATTTCTTCCGCCTTCTCGTCAAGAAGCTAGAAGAGTCGAAGCGCCAGAATACGACGAAATGCACTAG
- the trpA gene encoding tryptophan synthase subunit alpha — protein sequence MTAISDRFETLKRNQECALIPFITAGDPDLATTASALKILDSSGADLIELGVPYSDPLADGPVIQAAATRALQQGTKLEGVLEMLQDITPSLQAPIILFTYYNPILHRGIENFLQQIAAAGVSGLVVPDLPLEEAAGLLKPAGDIGIDLTLLVAPTSSADRIEAIARASQGFIYLVSVTGVTGMRSQMETRVSDLLGQIRNVTNKPIGVGFGISHIEQALQVRDWGADAAIVGSAFVKRLAEGTPEEGLDAIAQFCQSLKAALRS from the coding sequence ATGACCGCCATTTCCGATCGCTTTGAAACCTTAAAACGGAATCAAGAGTGCGCTCTGATTCCGTTTATTACTGCTGGTGATCCAGATTTAGCAACCACCGCCTCGGCTTTGAAAATATTAGATAGTAGCGGTGCTGACTTGATTGAATTGGGTGTACCTTATTCTGATCCTCTGGCGGATGGGCCAGTGATTCAGGCGGCTGCTACCCGCGCTTTGCAACAGGGAACCAAGTTAGAAGGTGTTCTGGAAATGTTGCAAGATATTACCCCCAGCTTGCAAGCGCCAATTATTTTGTTTACTTATTACAACCCAATTCTGCACCGGGGTATTGAAAACTTTCTTCAGCAAATTGCAGCAGCTGGGGTGTCAGGATTGGTAGTACCTGATTTACCTCTAGAAGAAGCGGCTGGCTTGCTTAAACCTGCGGGTGATATCGGGATTGATTTAACTTTATTGGTAGCGCCTACTAGTTCGGCTGATAGAATTGAAGCGATCGCCCGTGCTTCCCAAGGATTTATTTATTTAGTGAGTGTGACTGGTGTAACTGGGATGCGATCGCAAATGGAAACACGAGTATCTGATTTACTAGGGCAAATTCGTAATGTTACTAATAAACCCATCGGGGTTGGTTTTGGAATTTCTCATATTGAACAAGCCCTTCAGGTCAGAGATTGGGGAGCAGATGCCGCAATTGTTGGTAGTGCTTTTGTCAAACGTTTAGCAGAAGGCACTCCTGAAGAGGGACTAGATGCGATCGCTCAATTTTGTCAAAGTCTGAAAGCTGCTCTACGCAGTTAA
- a CDS encoding DUF3007 family protein: MRRIDALGIGLGIFIAGGLAYVGLQLVGLDAQQAGIWSQAVLVVIGLVGWVSTYVYRAVNKNMTYHQQREDYEQAFFQKRLEELTPEELAKLQAEVEQEKQSQV, from the coding sequence ATGCGACGCATCGACGCTCTTGGAATTGGTTTAGGCATTTTTATTGCTGGTGGCTTGGCTTATGTGGGATTACAACTTGTGGGCTTAGATGCTCAACAAGCTGGGATATGGAGCCAAGCTGTGCTAGTGGTGATTGGCTTGGTTGGTTGGGTAAGCACTTATGTTTACCGCGCTGTGAATAAAAATATGACCTACCATCAGCAAAGGGAAGACTATGAACAAGCGTTTTTCCAAAAGCGGTTGGAAGAACTTACGCCAGAAGAACTAGCCAAACTTCAAGCCGAGGTTGAACAAGAAAAGCAATCTCAGGTTTAA
- the ndhL gene encoding NAD(P)H-quinone oxidoreductase subunit L gives MIVALLYLILAGAYLLVLPVAVMFYMKLRWYVATSIERAFMYFLVFFFFPGLLVLSPFVNLRPQPRKIEA, from the coding sequence ATGATCGTAGCCCTGCTGTATCTGATTTTGGCTGGCGCTTATTTATTAGTCCTTCCTGTGGCTGTAATGTTTTACATGAAGCTGCGATGGTATGTGGCTACTTCTATTGAGCGTGCTTTTATGTACTTTTTGGTTTTCTTCTTCTTTCCCGGTTTGTTGGTTCTGTCGCCCTTTGTGAACCTGCGACCACAACCGCGCAAAATTGAAGCTTAA
- a CDS encoding cadmium resistance transporter, translating into MNWLTSTIIIGISAAIATTFDDNLYLTAFFGKVNRHFRPQNIILGEFLGFTVLVLASLPGFLGGLILPTAWIGLLGFLPIAIGINHLLTKETEAETVQTVSVDFSATKTKHRKKSLWATLRDPQTYRVSAVTIANGGNNIGIYVPLFASSDLPSLGVILGICYCTVGLWCCLSYVLTRNPLMAPLLTRYGRKVFPLVLIYLGCSILIKSESYQLLPAIAMFTH; encoded by the coding sequence ATGAATTGGCTAACTAGTACCATAATTATTGGCATCTCTGCTGCGATCGCAACTACTTTTGATGACAACTTATATTTGACAGCTTTCTTTGGTAAAGTTAATCGTCATTTCCGTCCACAAAATATTATTCTTGGTGAATTTTTAGGCTTTACTGTATTAGTCTTGGCGAGTCTTCCTGGTTTTTTGGGTGGGTTGATTTTACCCACAGCTTGGATTGGTTTACTAGGTTTTTTACCCATCGCAATTGGAATTAATCATTTATTAACTAAAGAAACAGAAGCTGAAACCGTACAAACCGTCTCCGTTGATTTTTCTGCGACTAAAACCAAGCACCGTAAAAAATCTCTTTGGGCTACCCTGCGTGATCCTCAAACTTATCGTGTTTCCGCAGTGACTATTGCCAATGGCGGTAATAATATTGGTATCTATGTACCATTGTTTGCTAGTAGTGATCTTCCTAGCTTAGGCGTAATTCTTGGTATTTGTTACTGCACTGTTGGCTTATGGTGCTGCTTATCTTATGTGTTAACCCGTAATCCTCTGATGGCACCGCTTCTGACTCGCTACGGTCGTAAGGTCTTTCCTTTGGTATTAATTTACTTAGGATGCTCTATCTTAATTAAAAGTGAATCATATCAGCTTTTACCTGCGATCGCTATGTTTACCCACTAA
- a CDS encoding translocation/assembly module TamB domain-containing protein encodes MTNSRHPERQIKSRTRVRMWLLILSRAGIPLLGVLLVGLILGIWRLQSFIQKELAPLAEQSLTNTINRPVKLGKVTNFSLTGVNFGASEIPATPTDPDKAAVAAVEVGFNLWQLIFNRQLKLDVTLVNPDVYIEQDGQGRWITTTIAPPGKSGLIKTDLAHLRLRNGKVNLLGQQKNGVVTFAQLNGSAQLLENNQLVNFYVAGQAESGGNVAVKGQFRPKTLVADIRLHGQDLLASTVTSLVKLPLNLQAGKVNGDLQVKLVPEQTPLLYGSADLEKVTLQIPRVPQLLSNTEGDIYFKGTEIWLDNLNTNYGKIPVVANGIIDSKTGLQLTGRIKTVSVANAQSTLKLKLPVPVTGQLKADIQITGKATNPILSGAVATINTARIDKINFKSITSKFEFSANDALLTLRDVQGETTVGGAIIGGGQISVGKSPRLNLAFTAKNLAGDAIAKIYNSSPTFRIGRVAATAQVTGTPTNVRTAVQWQVPQATYPGRGELIIASDRTIYFQNVALKVGRGVVRAVGTYAKERWQAVVTGDGVELEPFVNKNQLQNVSLDGAEFNGRLILAGTSGPFQLTSIRSQGAAVQIAGGTIAIASVQLQNQNFAAQLVANNINVGRILKQAPPALQGRLAGTFQIAGNRDNLSLKTLRGSGKANFSVAGGTVTATNIQLANGNYQAQLVANNLAVQELTPKTSPIRGRLAGQFNVAGSVESFKPQTIQASGQAKLTVAGGTITAANIKVNNGRYQAQIQANNVPVQRLTKVPPQFQGNLTGQLNVAGSVTSFQPQTIQASGQAKLNVAGGTITASNIRVADGRYQAQVAANNVPLQKLAAIPPQFQGNLTGQLNVAGSVTSFQPQTIQASGQGKLNIAGGTITATNIQVNQGRYQAILDAADVQLTKLNQQLRGQLGGRLQVAGALGSATLANVNASGKVQLSQGLPGLERPLTAAIAWNGEKLAINQLTAPGLNVTGDITANAKKAGIPEITALNLNVQAQDYNLQQLPINLPNQVALKGKVDFDGRVTGKLPLPNVSGKIALRDLVVQNIAFESLLTGSIDSAQGRGLNLNLMGNRDRIAFNLDSKNRPQSFFIQWQDASAKGQFQGNNIALNVQKFPLQILNVPVPPALRLGTGTVAGLISGDLQVNQQTFAANGNLAIASPKIGRIQGNELTAQFSFANGKATLTSSKFVKGNSIYAFAGSLGQSPKGPQLQGKINISQGKIQDVLAVAQIFEIQDFQRGLSEPAYGTAADLTTNSRGLPNRSLFDQLRRFYEIEAELAQQQQQRRDNNLLPELADLQGTFNGDIALDTATANGLSVQFNINGQNFTWGKESEGNRYYNAKQIIAQGSFENGVLQLRPLRIELDNSLLAFTGNVGGKDQSGQLRVNNFPIALINNFVKLPIDITGNLNGSAALAGGITNPQAQGELEITDGTLNQKPVEAATASFSYINGRLNFGSNVSVAGPEPVNISGSIPYQLPFATTTPASNEISLDVKVRNEGLALLNLLTDQIAFEKGEGEIDLTVRGTRQRPELTGIASVKDATFAAQALPGKIRQVTGKINFNFDRIVVEGVEGRFSRGQVNAAGEIPVFNNGEVASNPLTVNLEKLNLNLKGLYKGGASGNLQITGSALNPLIGGQIRLSDGQVLLAESTNTNEATNGDAVKANKQDKPEARNNANVARLNNLELTLGSNIQIIRPPILSFSATGNLKVNGALNQPIPNGTIRLQKGGVNLFTTQFNLVGGYKNTATFRTDSPRDPILDVRLFAKVLDAVQTSDVSRSNSIGGLGSLESVRVEARVQGPASKLNENLELTSSPSRSQTEIVALLGGGFIDTQGRADSTLGLINIAGSAVFNNFQTTFNQIANAFGLSEFRIFPTVISDNPEAGRSSSTLELAAEAGVDISTKFSISSIKILTANDPFQWGINYRINDELRIRASTNLEDDSRAVIEYQTRF; translated from the coding sequence ATGACTAACTCTCGCCATCCAGAACGTCAAATTAAATCCCGTACCCGTGTGCGGATGTGGTTGCTGATTTTAAGTCGGGCTGGCATTCCGTTGTTAGGAGTCTTGTTAGTAGGACTGATTCTAGGGATTTGGCGGTTACAAAGTTTTATCCAAAAAGAGTTAGCACCGTTAGCAGAACAAAGCCTTACCAATACAATTAACCGTCCCGTCAAATTGGGGAAAGTAACCAATTTTTCCCTCACAGGTGTAAATTTTGGGGCTTCGGAAATTCCTGCCACACCTACAGACCCCGATAAAGCAGCAGTGGCGGCTGTCGAAGTGGGTTTTAATTTGTGGCAATTAATTTTTAACCGTCAGTTGAAGTTGGATGTCACCTTAGTTAACCCTGATGTCTACATTGAACAGGACGGTCAAGGACGTTGGATTACAACCACCATTGCACCACCTGGTAAAAGCGGATTAATTAAAACGGATTTAGCTCATCTGCGGTTGCGGAATGGCAAAGTGAACCTACTCGGTCAACAGAAAAATGGGGTGGTGACATTTGCCCAGCTTAACGGTTCTGCCCAACTGTTGGAGAATAACCAACTGGTGAATTTTTATGTGGCGGGACAAGCAGAAAGCGGTGGGAATGTGGCAGTTAAAGGACAATTCCGCCCAAAAACGCTAGTGGCTGACATCAGGTTGCATGGACAAGATTTACTCGCTTCGACAGTTACGAGTTTGGTCAAGTTACCCCTGAATTTGCAAGCAGGGAAAGTGAATGGCGACTTGCAAGTTAAACTTGTGCCGGAGCAAACTCCTTTATTGTATGGCAGTGCTGATTTAGAAAAAGTGACGCTGCAAATTCCCCGTGTCCCCCAACTATTAAGTAATACAGAAGGGGATATTTACTTCAAAGGGACAGAAATCTGGCTGGATAACCTCAATACCAACTACGGCAAAATTCCTGTAGTTGCCAACGGCATTATTGATAGTAAAACAGGCCTTCAGTTAACTGGGCGAATTAAAACAGTGAGTGTCGCCAATGCCCAAAGTACACTCAAGTTGAAATTACCTGTACCTGTAACGGGGCAACTGAAAGCGGATATCCAAATTACAGGCAAAGCAACAAACCCGATTCTCTCTGGTGCGGTTGCCACAATTAACACGGCTCGGATTGATAAAATTAACTTTAAAAGTATTACGAGTAAGTTTGAATTTTCGGCGAATGATGCCTTGTTAACCTTGCGAGATGTTCAAGGCGAAACTACGGTAGGTGGGGCAATTATTGGGGGCGGTCAAATATCGGTGGGTAAAAGTCCAAGATTGAATTTGGCTTTTACTGCCAAGAATTTAGCGGGGGATGCGATCGCTAAAATCTACAATTCCAGTCCGACTTTCCGCATTGGCAGAGTCGCCGCCACCGCCCAAGTTACAGGTACGCCTACCAACGTGAGAACGGCGGTACAGTGGCAAGTACCCCAAGCCACCTACCCAGGTAGAGGGGAATTGATCATTGCTAGTGACCGTACTATCTACTTCCAAAATGTCGCCCTGAAAGTTGGTCGCGGGGTAGTCCGGGCGGTGGGTACTTATGCCAAAGAACGTTGGCAAGCCGTCGTCACAGGTGATGGTGTAGAGTTAGAACCCTTTGTAAATAAAAATCAACTGCAAAACGTTTCCTTGGATGGGGCAGAATTTAACGGGCGGTTGATTTTAGCTGGGACTAGCGGGCCATTTCAACTGACATCAATTCGGAGTCAAGGGGCAGCAGTGCAGATTGCGGGTGGGACAATTGCCATTGCCAGTGTCCAACTCCAAAACCAAAACTTTGCCGCCCAATTAGTTGCCAATAATATCAACGTAGGACGTATTCTCAAACAAGCACCCCCAGCTTTGCAAGGGCGCTTGGCGGGAACCTTCCAAATTGCCGGGAACCGAGATAACCTCAGCTTAAAAACGCTGCGTGGGAGTGGCAAAGCTAACTTTAGCGTTGCAGGTGGTACAGTTACAGCCACCAATATTCAACTCGCCAATGGCAATTATCAAGCGCAGTTAGTGGCAAATAATTTGGCTGTCCAAGAACTCACACCCAAAACTTCACCAATTCGCGGTCGGTTAGCTGGTCAATTTAATGTGGCGGGTTCGGTGGAATCCTTCAAACCCCAAACTATCCAAGCCAGTGGTCAGGCTAAGTTAACGGTTGCTGGGGGAACAATTACCGCCGCAAATATCAAAGTTAATAACGGTCGTTATCAAGCGCAGATTCAAGCTAACAATGTACCAGTCCAACGCTTAACCAAAGTCCCGCCCCAATTTCAAGGCAATTTAACAGGTCAATTAAACGTGGCTGGTTCGGTGACATCCTTCCAACCCCAAACCATCCAAGCCAGTGGTCAAGCTAAGTTGAATGTGGCAGGAGGGACAATCACTGCATCTAATATTCGCGTGGCTGACGGTCGTTATCAGGCACAAGTCGCAGCGAATAATGTACCCTTGCAAAAATTAGCAGCCATCCCGCCCCAATTCCAAGGCAATTTAACAGGTCAATTAAACGTGGCTGGTTCGGTGACATCCTTCCAACCCCAAACCATTCAAGCTAGTGGTCAAGGCAAGTTGAATATTGCCGGGGGGACAATTACCGCCACGAATATTCAGGTGAATCAAGGACGTTATCAAGCCATCTTGGATGCGGCTGATGTGCAGTTAACCAAGTTGAATCAGCAATTGCGGGGGCAATTGGGCGGTAGATTACAAGTTGCTGGGGCGCTGGGTTCGGCAACTTTAGCGAATGTCAATGCCTCTGGTAAGGTGCAGTTATCCCAAGGTTTGCCGGGTTTAGAACGACCATTAACAGCTGCGATCGCTTGGAATGGTGAGAAACTAGCAATTAATCAACTCACCGCCCCTGGTTTAAATGTCACCGGAGACATCACAGCCAACGCCAAGAAAGCAGGTATCCCAGAAATTACCGCCTTAAATTTAAATGTCCAAGCCCAGGACTATAATTTGCAACAGTTACCAATTAATTTGCCTAATCAAGTGGCGTTGAAAGGCAAGGTAGATTTTGACGGCAGAGTTACAGGCAAGTTACCCTTACCAAACGTCAGTGGCAAAATTGCCTTACGGGACTTGGTAGTACAAAACATTGCTTTTGAATCACTGTTAACAGGTAGCATTGATTCTGCCCAAGGGCGCGGCTTGAACTTAAATTTAATGGGCAATCGAGACCGCATCGCCTTCAATTTAGACAGCAAGAATCGCCCCCAATCCTTTTTTATACAGTGGCAAGATGCCTCAGCCAAAGGACAATTTCAAGGCAATAACATCGCCTTGAATGTACAGAAATTCCCCTTACAAATCTTGAATGTACCTGTACCACCAGCTTTGCGCTTAGGTACAGGTACGGTAGCTGGGTTAATTAGTGGCGACTTGCAAGTTAATCAACAAACATTTGCCGCCAATGGTAATTTAGCGATCGCATCTCCAAAAATTGGACGCATTCAAGGCAACGAATTAACAGCCCAATTCAGCTTTGCCAATGGTAAAGCCACACTCACCAGTAGTAAATTTGTCAAAGGTAACAGTATTTATGCCTTTGCGGGGAGTTTGGGTCAAAGTCCCAAAGGGCCGCAACTCCAAGGCAAAATCAACATCAGCCAAGGTAAAATCCAAGATGTATTAGCCGTTGCCCAAATATTTGAAATCCAAGACTTTCAGCGTGGTTTATCAGAACCAGCTTACGGCACAGCCGCCGATTTAACTACCAACTCTCGCGGTTTACCCAATCGATCTTTATTTGATCAACTGCGCCGCTTTTACGAAATTGAAGCAGAACTCGCACAACAGCAACAACAACGGCGGGATAACAATTTATTACCAGAACTGGCAGACTTGCAGGGAACCTTTAACGGCGATATTGCCTTAGATACAGCCACAGCCAACGGATTATCCGTACAGTTTAATATTAACGGACAGAACTTTACCTGGGGTAAAGAAAGCGAAGGCAATCGCTACTACAATGCCAAACAAATCATTGCCCAAGGTAGCTTTGAAAATGGTGTCTTGCAGTTACGCCCGTTACGCATAGAGTTAGATAATAGTCTTTTAGCTTTCACAGGTAATGTCGGCGGTAAAGACCAATCAGGTCAGTTACGAGTTAATAATTTTCCCATCGCCTTAATTAATAACTTTGTCAAACTTCCAATTGATATCACAGGTAATTTGAATGGTTCCGCCGCCTTAGCAGGTGGAATAACTAATCCCCAAGCCCAAGGCGAATTAGAAATTACCGATGGAACCCTGAATCAAAAGCCAGTAGAAGCAGCTACCGCCAGCTTTAGCTATATCAATGGTCGCTTGAACTTTGGTAGTAATGTCTCTGTTGCCGGGCCAGAACCAGTTAATATTAGTGGCAGCATTCCTTATCAATTACCCTTTGCAACTACCACCCCCGCCAGTAATGAAATTAGTTTAGATGTCAAAGTCCGCAATGAAGGATTAGCACTACTAAATCTATTAACAGATCAAATAGCCTTTGAAAAAGGTGAAGGTGAAATTGATTTAACAGTCCGGGGAACCAGACAACGCCCAGAGTTAACCGGAATTGCCAGCGTCAAAGATGCCACTTTTGCCGCCCAAGCTTTACCCGGTAAAATTAGGCAAGTCACAGGCAAGATAAATTTCAATTTTGACCGCATTGTTGTAGAAGGTGTTGAAGGCAGATTTAGTCGGGGTCAAGTAAACGCGGCGGGGGAAATTCCTGTCTTTAATAATGGAGAAGTCGCAAGTAATCCCCTGACAGTTAATTTAGAAAAATTAAATTTAAATCTCAAAGGATTATATAAAGGTGGTGCCAGTGGTAATTTACAAATTACAGGTTCAGCCTTAAATCCCCTGATTGGCGGTCAAATTCGCTTATCTGATGGTCAGGTTTTATTAGCAGAATCAACTAATACTAATGAAGCGACAAATGGTGATGCTGTCAAAGCTAATAAACAAGATAAACCCGAAGCGAGAAATAATGCTAATGTCGCTAGATTAAATAATCTCGAATTAACATTAGGTAGTAATATCCAAATTATTCGTCCGCCAATTCTGAGCTTTAGTGCTACAGGTAATTTAAAAGTTAATGGCGCTTTAAATCAGCCTATACCTAATGGGACAATTCGGCTGCAAAAGGGTGGCGTGAATTTATTTACCACCCAATTTAACTTAGTGGGTGGCTATAAAAATACAGCCACATTTCGGACGGACTCACCCCGTGATCCCATTTTAGATGTGCGGTTATTTGCCAAAGTCCTAGATGCAGTGCAAACATCTGATGTTAGCAGAAGCAATTCCATCGGCGGCTTAGGTTCATTAGAAAGTGTGCGCGTGGAAGCAAGAGTCCAAGGGCCTGCTAGTAAACTCAACGAAAATCTCGAACTCACCAGCAGTCCCTCACGCAGTCAAACCGAAATTGTCGCTTTATTAGGCGGTGGGTTTATTGATACTCAAGGACGTGCTGATAGTACATTAGGCTTAATTAATATTGCAGGTTCCGCCGTATTTAATAACTTTCAAACAACATTTAATCAAATTGCCAATGCTTTTGGTTTGAGTGAATTTCGCATCTTCCCAACTGTAATTTCTGATAATCCCGAAGCAGGGAGAAGTAGTTCTACATTAGAATTAGCGGCTGAAGCTGGTGTTGATATTTCTACAAAGTTTTCGATTTCTAGCATCAAGATTTTAACTGCCAATGACCCCTTTCAGTGGGGGATAAATTACCGCATTAACGATGAATTACGGATACGCGCTTCTACTAACTTAGAAGATGATAGTCGCGCCGTGATTGAGTATCAAACAAGGTTTTAA